The following are from one region of the Stanieria sp. NIES-3757 genome:
- a CDS encoding hypothetical protein (protein of unknown function DUF490) — protein sequence MKKPSPDNWEKESEQSKLAHPSPVQSRKWLKLVVGVGIFLLASTGVSLTYGWWLISRKLIPLVEQEVGDYLHRPIEIGQLESLSLSSARFGESIIPATKNNPDTVSVQAVKVDWKSLTSLLKQRLALDLTLVKPDVYIEQDEKGTWTPSNFGTGSSSEKGFKVDVQRVILQQADLTLVSRNKETKQLQPQVQGQINRGIIRILTDQDLIKFDVQGKLNQGGNFDVNGEGNTATDIIDLTVIGNQLAGTEIGNLLALPLKIGSGTVDGKIGVKLSNDPLPYLTGTAKLNQATVQIPELVKPFVDSNGELHFQGSEVTFDRVKTHFGEVVGVVDGSLDFNEPGKYQLTAKTDPIEAEKVIEALELEPPPILIKGKIAGNIAIKGSLLNPVTSFAIATTTASQIDRVDFDKITANLDLIGNNLYVRSLQGNPKIGGVVQGNGTIELAGKQNLVLDVVAKNIPGTKLARSYNNDLPVKIGNMAGTARFLAQANNLATLRVVNGEGNLALGNGTVKVNNLNYGKGQWRSQLQANGVEFGSLPIGKDSTPTIAKGLVDGVFEVSGKNNAVDIDKIQATGKANLTTVGGKVVIPDINLNNGNWQAALNTSNLRLKRLFPEVPPEFNDNLSGDFLLTGKVESKPNTETIIDGFGDLTLAQGNVKVNSLAIRGNNWNALAQARNLQLKELNSETPDQFAGLVNGNFQVAGTVDNITPEGIKAKGDASLTLPEGVFELNNLAIANGKFQTLVIPQGVDLSLFADPNSDELELNGQLGGELNVTGNINNISPTAVVAKGNVSFSQGIDLLEQPFSAAITWNGRRLDVLQAKGDGLDATGYLVLDNSFFSDIPDKLAAVTDFNFDVTEAQWIDVNKIRLTLPSWATNLDYSGRVDFTGTIGGIPSAMKINGDLLVRDFVVENLIFNPTLQGTVSVIPTEGARLAIDNGQQASVGNNQDKIELVLEENFLPESFLIQHQQIDVVGTGEGEIVQIEARDVPVELLKTVAVKNPDFNIPEQVALQPLTGTLSGNFITNLNTLATSGENIIISNPILGRIKGDRLTGNFDYADGNFALDKVRFQQRESIYQIAGNIIQQPDDLAFKGDITVEQGQIQDVLIALEIFELTDLTQGWSDRKYGLTKDLYQPPLSSAPQPPETLFSVGTPKATIFQQLQQLAEIQAKLKLAQQSEQDKFFVPELKTLTGKFDGKLSFNGSLNKGITADFDFQGGQWHWGQFTAEKIIANGNLQDGILTLIPVSIQSDNSLIAFSGSFGGETQSGQLRLLDVPVSLIEKFVNLPPDLVFGGNINASATLAGSQANPQARGEINVNDATINQTSIQSTQGSFSYNDSRLNFFASSVVAPNADPLTITASIPYQLPFSKTLPDSDRLSLQLNVTDEGLALLNILSRGEVNWIDGEGNVSLDISGNFDQAQNRPSKLVAKGKASVNQGKIAVRSLPDAYLTEVNGKINFDFDRIQVESFQGNFGGGNISAMGSLPLTKNLNQKNPLNINLNNLVVDLKGFYEGAVAGQLKILGTAVEPDLTGNLTLTNGSILIADTSTTANSAATVEDNSITALTEYKNLQIQLGKNIQIIQPPISNFTATGKITINGTFNFPLPEGTIALKRGQVNLFTTQLSLAGDYPNTARFSRNNGLDPYLDVRLVGSAVETTRSPIPNDPLSAEINDIPASSYGTLETVRISARVKGLASQLTDSIELTSSPPRSETEILALLGGSFVDTLGRGDSTLGLANLAGSALFGSFNTVLSDAFGLSEFRLFPTQIIDEKRDGDRIIGLAGEAALDLTNNISFSVLKILNVDLPAQFGFRYRLNDKFILRGSSNFEDDTRGVLEYELRF from the coding sequence ATGAAAAAACCATCCCCTGATAATTGGGAAAAAGAGTCTGAACAATCAAAACTCGCTCATCCTTCTCCTGTTCAATCTCGTAAATGGCTAAAACTAGTGGTGGGAGTAGGTATCTTTTTATTAGCAAGTACTGGGGTCAGTTTAACCTATGGATGGTGGTTAATTTCTCGCAAACTGATCCCTCTAGTCGAACAAGAAGTAGGTGATTATCTTCATCGCCCGATTGAGATTGGTCAATTAGAAAGTTTATCTTTATCTTCTGCACGTTTTGGCGAAAGTATTATTCCTGCAACAAAAAATAATCCTGATACAGTTTCTGTTCAAGCAGTTAAAGTTGATTGGAAATCCTTAACATCTTTACTCAAACAAAGATTAGCTTTAGACCTTACTTTAGTTAAACCTGATGTTTATATCGAACAGGATGAAAAAGGTACTTGGACACCAAGTAATTTTGGTACTGGTTCATCTTCAGAAAAAGGTTTTAAAGTAGATGTTCAAAGGGTTATTCTTCAACAAGCTGATCTGACTTTAGTATCCCGTAATAAAGAAACTAAACAATTACAGCCTCAAGTTCAAGGTCAAATTAATCGCGGTATAATTCGGATTTTAACTGACCAAGATTTAATTAAGTTTGATGTTCAGGGAAAATTAAATCAAGGAGGAAATTTTGATGTCAATGGTGAGGGAAATACGGCAACAGATATTATTGATTTAACTGTTATTGGCAATCAATTAGCAGGGACAGAAATCGGTAATTTACTTGCTTTACCTTTAAAAATTGGATCAGGTACAGTTGATGGCAAAATTGGCGTTAAACTTAGCAACGATCCTCTACCCTATCTGACTGGTACGGCAAAATTAAATCAGGCGACTGTACAAATTCCTGAATTAGTTAAACCTTTTGTTGATAGTAATGGAGAATTACATTTTCAAGGTTCAGAAGTTACTTTTGATCGGGTTAAAACCCACTTTGGTGAAGTTGTAGGAGTTGTCGATGGGAGTTTAGATTTTAATGAACCAGGAAAATATCAACTGACTGCCAAAACAGATCCAATTGAAGCAGAAAAAGTTATTGAAGCTTTAGAGTTAGAACCACCACCAATTTTAATTAAAGGCAAAATCGCAGGAAATATTGCTATTAAGGGTTCATTGTTGAATCCCGTGACTAGTTTTGCCATTGCTACTACTACTGCTAGTCAGATTGATCGCGTAGATTTTGATAAAATTACAGCCAACTTAGATTTGATTGGCAATAATCTATACGTCCGTTCTTTACAAGGTAATCCTAAAATTGGTGGGGTAGTTCAAGGAAATGGCACAATCGAACTAGCAGGAAAACAAAATCTGGTTTTAGATGTTGTAGCGAAGAATATTCCAGGGACAAAACTAGCTCGTAGTTACAATAATGATTTACCTGTCAAAATTGGTAATATGGCTGGAACTGCCAGATTTTTGGCTCAAGCTAATAATTTGGCTACTTTAAGAGTAGTCAATGGTGAGGGAAATTTGGCTTTAGGCAATGGTACAGTCAAAGTTAATAACCTCAACTATGGCAAAGGGCAATGGCGATCGCAACTACAAGCCAATGGAGTAGAGTTTGGTAGTCTGCCGATTGGTAAGGATAGTACGCCTACTATTGCTAAGGGTTTAGTTGATGGCGTGTTTGAAGTTTCAGGAAAAAACAATGCGGTTGATATAGACAAAATTCAAGCTACAGGTAAGGCAAATTTAACTACCGTTGGGGGTAAGGTTGTTATTCCCGACATTAATTTAAATAATGGTAATTGGCAAGCAGCTTTAAATACAAGCAATCTTCGTCTCAAAAGATTATTTCCTGAAGTTCCTCCAGAATTTAATGATAATTTGAGCGGTGACTTTCTGCTGACAGGAAAGGTTGAAAGCAAACCGAATACGGAAACAATTATTGATGGTTTTGGTGATTTAACTCTAGCTCAAGGCAATGTTAAGGTAAATAGTCTAGCTATTAGGGGTAATAATTGGAATGCCCTTGCCCAAGCTAGGAATCTTCAATTAAAAGAATTAAATTCTGAAACTCCCGATCAATTTGCGGGTTTAGTTAATGGCAATTTTCAAGTTGCAGGTACGGTAGATAATATTACTCCCGAAGGTATTAAAGCTAAAGGTGATGCCAGTTTAACTCTTCCTGAAGGAGTGTTCGAGCTTAATAATTTGGCGATCGCAAATGGCAAATTTCAAACCCTAGTAATTCCGCAAGGAGTCGATCTAAGTTTATTTGCCGATCCTAATTCTGATGAGTTGGAATTGAATGGACAATTAGGCGGAGAATTAAATGTTACGGGCAATATTAATAATATTAGTCCTACGGCGGTAGTAGCTAAAGGAAATGTTTCCTTTAGTCAGGGAATCGATCTTCTTGAACAACCTTTTAGTGCAGCAATTACTTGGAATGGCAGACGTTTAGATGTCTTACAAGCAAAAGGCGATGGTTTAGATGCAACTGGTTATCTTGTCTTAGACAATTCTTTCTTTAGTGATATTCCCGATAAATTGGCTGCTGTAACCGACTTCAACTTTGATGTTACTGAAGCGCAATGGATTGATGTCAACAAAATTCGTCTGACTCTTCCTAGTTGGGCAACTAATCTAGATTATTCGGGTAGGGTGGATTTCACTGGCACAATTGGTGGTATTCCCTCGGCGATGAAAATTAACGGGGATTTACTGGTACGTGACTTTGTAGTCGAAAATCTGATCTTCAATCCTACTTTACAAGGCACAGTCTCAGTCATTCCTACTGAAGGGGCAAGACTCGCAATTGATAATGGACAACAAGCATCGGTTGGCAACAATCAAGACAAAATTGAATTAGTTTTGGAAGAAAATTTTCTACCCGAATCTTTCCTAATACAACACCAACAGATTGATGTAGTAGGTACAGGCGAAGGAGAAATTGTTCAAATCGAAGCTAGAGATGTTCCCGTCGAGTTGTTAAAAACTGTCGCTGTCAAAAATCCCGATTTTAATATACCCGAACAAGTCGCCTTACAACCTTTAACGGGAACGTTATCAGGAAACTTTATAACTAACCTGAATACCTTAGCAACTTCAGGAGAAAATATTATTATCAGCAATCCTATCTTAGGTCGGATTAAAGGCGATCGCTTGACAGGAAATTTTGATTATGCTGATGGTAATTTTGCTTTAGACAAGGTTCGCTTTCAACAAAGAGAAAGCATTTATCAAATCGCAGGAAATATTATTCAGCAACCAGATGATCTTGCCTTTAAAGGAGACATTACAGTCGAACAAGGACAAATCCAAGACGTACTGATTGCCTTAGAAATTTTTGAACTAACTGATCTAACCCAAGGCTGGAGCGATCGCAAATATGGTTTGACTAAAGACTTATACCAGCCTCCTCTATCTTCAGCCCCCCAACCGCCTGAAACTCTTTTTTCTGTAGGCACACCCAAGGCAACAATTTTTCAACAATTGCAACAGTTGGCAGAAATTCAAGCTAAGTTAAAATTAGCGCAACAAAGCGAACAAGACAAATTTTTTGTGCCAGAATTAAAAACTTTAACTGGTAAATTTGATGGCAAACTAAGCTTTAATGGTTCTTTAAACAAAGGAATTACAGCGGATTTTGATTTCCAAGGAGGACAATGGCACTGGGGACAATTTACCGCTGAGAAAATTATTGCTAATGGAAATTTGCAAGATGGTATTCTGACTCTTATACCCGTTAGTATTCAATCAGATAACAGTTTAATTGCCTTTTCGGGAAGCTTTGGTGGTGAAACTCAATCAGGTCAATTAAGATTACTAGATGTTCCTGTTAGTTTAATTGAAAAATTTGTTAATTTACCCCCAGATTTAGTTTTTGGCGGGAATATTAACGCAAGTGCAACCCTGGCAGGTAGTCAAGCTAACCCTCAAGCTAGAGGCGAAATTAATGTTAACGACGCAACTATCAATCAAACATCGATCCAATCAACCCAAGGTAGTTTTAGTTACAATGATTCCCGTTTGAACTTCTTTGCCAGTAGTGTAGTTGCGCCAAATGCAGATCCATTAACAATTACAGCTAGTATTCCCTATCAATTACCTTTTTCAAAAACTCTTCCCGATAGCGATCGCTTAAGTTTACAATTGAATGTCACCGACGAAGGATTAGCATTACTCAATATTCTTTCTCGTGGAGAAGTCAATTGGATCGATGGTGAAGGAAATGTCAGTCTCGATATTTCTGGTAATTTTGACCAAGCGCAGAATCGCCCTAGTAAATTAGTCGCCAAAGGAAAAGCCTCTGTAAATCAGGGTAAAATCGCGGTGAGATCCTTACCCGATGCTTATTTGACCGAAGTTAATGGAAAAATCAATTTTGACTTTGATCGCATTCAAGTAGAAAGTTTTCAAGGTAATTTTGGTGGTGGGAATATCTCCGCAATGGGTAGTCTACCGCTGACTAAAAACCTCAATCAAAAGAATCCTTTAAATATTAATCTTAATAATTTAGTAGTCGATTTAAAAGGCTTTTATGAAGGGGCAGTAGCAGGACAACTCAAAATTTTAGGAACGGCAGTAGAACCAGATTTGACAGGAAATTTAACCTTGACGAATGGCTCAATTCTAATTGCTGATACTAGTACCACGGCGAATAGTGCAGCTACGGTTGAAGATAACAGTATTACTGCTTTAACCGAATATAAAAACTTGCAAATCCAATTAGGCAAAAATATTCAAATCATTCAACCACCGATTTCTAACTTTACCGCTACAGGAAAAATTACGATCAATGGGACGTTTAATTTTCCTCTGCCAGAAGGAACTATTGCCCTTAAACGTGGTCAAGTTAATCTTTTTACTACTCAATTAAGTTTAGCTGGAGACTATCCTAATACGGCTCGTTTCTCCCGTAACAATGGATTAGACCCCTATTTAGATGTTCGGTTAGTTGGTTCGGCAGTAGAAACTACTCGCAGTCCGATTCCTAACGATCCACTTTCGGCTGAAATTAATGATATTCCTGCTTCTAGCTATGGAACTTTAGAAACCGTGCGTATTTCTGCCAGAGTCAAAGGATTAGCCAGCCAATTGACTGATAGCATCGAACTAACTAGCAGTCCTCCCCGCAGTGAGACAGAAATCCTGGCACTCTTAGGAGGAAGTTTTGTCGATACCTTGGGTCGGGGAGACAGTACTTTAGGACTAGCAAACTTAGCTGGTTCGGCCTTATTTGGCAGTTTTAATACAGTTCTTAGTGATGCTTTTGGATTGAGCGAATTTCGTCTCTTTCCCACTCAAATTATTGACGAAAAACGAGATGGCGATCGCATTATTGGTTTAGCTGGAGAAGCTGCGCTCGATCTGACTAACAATATTTCTTTTTCTGTACTCAAGATTCTCAATGTAGATTTGCCCGCTCAATTTGGTTTTCGCTATCGTCTTAACGATAAATTCATCCTTCGAGGTTCGAGTAATTTTGAAGATGATACTAGGGGGGTACTTGAATACGAATTGAGATTTTAG
- a CDS encoding CRP/FNR family transcriptional regulator has product MNLLILPTNSKLSTFKAHETIPLKSESLLLIRKGIVKTTAWNPEGKIITLGYWGTGDVIGQTLSQASSDQMKCLTFVEAIYTPLKNWNVLLQPICNYIQQTEELLCILRIEKMSDRLYYALCWLANKFGCQIEEETLIELPLTHQELADLIGSSRVTVTRLINQLEQEKMIARPRYCRFSIISQAN; this is encoded by the coding sequence ATGAATTTATTGATTTTACCAACCAATTCAAAACTAAGTACTTTTAAAGCTCACGAAACAATACCTTTAAAATCAGAGTCTCTGTTATTGATCCGAAAAGGAATTGTTAAAACGACAGCTTGGAACCCAGAAGGTAAAATAATAACTTTAGGTTATTGGGGAACTGGAGATGTCATTGGGCAAACTTTATCTCAAGCAAGTTCTGATCAAATGAAATGTCTAACTTTTGTCGAAGCAATTTATACACCTTTAAAAAATTGGAATGTTTTATTACAGCCAATTTGTAACTACATTCAACAAACTGAGGAACTGCTTTGTATTTTAAGAATAGAAAAAATGAGCGATCGCTTGTATTATGCTTTGTGTTGGTTGGCTAATAAATTTGGTTGTCAAATTGAAGAAGAGACGTTAATTGAATTACCTCTTACTCATCAGGAATTAGCAGATTTAATTGGTTCGTCTAGAGTAACCGTGACACGGTTAATTAATCAATTGGAACAGGAGAAGATGATCGCTCGTCCTCGATATTGTCGCTTTTCTATAATTAGTCAAGCTAATTGA
- a CDS encoding hypothetical protein (Domain of unknown function DUF1830), with product MILIKNFKKFLVSLKNLFLRQDSYQIFCCYVNQTKKIQLIKISNNCNENWQQIVLPGECFSFKALLKSELEIYDDQNSTSIIDVIPCPKLEIVF from the coding sequence ATGATTTTGATAAAAAACTTTAAAAAGTTTCTTGTTAGTCTTAAAAATCTATTTTTAAGACAAGATTCTTATCAAATTTTTTGTTGCTATGTTAATCAAACTAAAAAAATACAATTAATTAAAATAAGCAATAATTGTAATGAAAATTGGCAACAAATTGTTTTGCCTGGAGAATGTTTTTCATTTAAAGCTTTATTAAAATCAGAATTAGAAATTTACGACGATCAAAATAGCACTTCAATTATTGATGTTATTCCTTGTCCAAAACTAGAAATTGTTTTCTAA
- a CDS encoding glycosyl transferase group 1 has product MRIALFTETFLPKVDGIVTRLRHTIEHLQRNGDQVLVVAPEGGLTEYKGAKVYGVPGVPLPLYPELKLALPPIGTRNILEKFQPDLIHVVNPAFLGISGIYYAKNLNIPLMASYHTHLPQYLQHYGLGALEGLLWELLKTIHNQAQLNLCTSTAMVEALESRGIEKVDLWQRGVDTEMFQPHLKSTQMRSRLSQGNPESPLLLYVGRVSAEKQIDEIKPVLEAIPEARLAIVGNGPQREALEAHFAGTNTHFVGYLQGLELAAAYASADAFIFPSRTETLGLVLLEAMAAGCPVVAANSGGIPDIVTDGVNGYLFEPDDPQGAITATKRLLSAKAEREQLRENARLEAERWGWAVATRQLQTYYRGIVKAQSLPFVA; this is encoded by the coding sequence ATGCGTATTGCCCTTTTTACAGAAACCTTTCTCCCTAAAGTTGACGGAATTGTTACTCGTCTGCGTCATACCATCGAACATCTACAACGCAATGGCGACCAAGTTCTAGTTGTAGCACCTGAAGGCGGTTTGACAGAATATAAAGGGGCAAAAGTTTACGGTGTACCTGGTGTACCTCTTCCTTTGTATCCCGAACTAAAACTCGCATTACCTCCCATTGGGACAAGAAATATACTTGAAAAATTTCAACCAGATTTAATCCATGTAGTTAATCCAGCCTTTTTGGGAATCAGTGGGATCTATTACGCTAAAAACCTCAATATTCCTTTAATGGCTTCTTATCACACTCATTTACCTCAATATTTACAGCATTATGGCTTAGGTGCTTTAGAAGGATTGTTGTGGGAATTGTTAAAAACTATCCATAACCAAGCACAATTAAATCTTTGTACTTCTACCGCAATGGTAGAAGCATTAGAAAGTCGTGGTATTGAAAAAGTAGACTTGTGGCAAAGAGGAGTAGATACTGAAATGTTCCAACCTCATCTCAAATCTACCCAAATGCGATCGCGTCTGTCTCAAGGGAACCCTGAAAGTCCCCTATTACTTTACGTCGGAAGGGTATCCGCCGAAAAACAAATTGATGAAATTAAACCAGTTTTGGAAGCTATTCCTGAAGCTCGTTTAGCGATCGTTGGTAATGGCCCCCAAAGAGAAGCTTTAGAAGCCCATTTTGCAGGGACAAACACTCATTTTGTTGGCTATTTACAAGGATTAGAATTAGCTGCTGCTTATGCCTCGGCAGATGCGTTTATTTTTCCCTCCCGTACAGAAACTTTAGGCTTAGTTTTACTTGAAGCAATGGCTGCTGGTTGTCCTGTGGTAGCTGCTAACTCTGGTGGTATTCCTGATATTGTTACCGATGGAGTTAATGGTTATTTATTTGAACCAGACGATCCTCAAGGGGCAATTACAGCTACTAAGCGTTTACTCTCAGCTAAAGCAGAAAGAGAACAACTCAGAGAAAATGCCCGTTTAGAAGCGGAACGTTGGGGTTGGGCTGTTGCTACACGTCAGTTACAAACTTATTACAGAGGTATAGTTAAAGCGCAATCTTTGCCTTTTGTAGCCTAA
- a CDS encoding NAD-dependent epimerase/dehydratase, translating into MKVLVIGGDGYCGWATALYLSNRGYEVGILDNLIRRHWDDKLGVDTLTPIAPIQQRIQRWQELTGKSIDLFVGDITNYEFLSKTLHQFEPETIVHFGEQRSAPYSMIDREHAVFTQVNNVVGTLNILYAMKEDFPDCHLVKLGTMGEYGTPNIDIEEGYITIEHNGRKDTLPYPKQPGSFYHLSKVHDSHNIHFACKIWGLRATDLNQGVVYGVLTEETGMDEMLINRLDYDGVFGTALNRFCIQAAIGHPLTVYGKGGQTRGFLDIRDTVRCMEIAIANPAEAGQFRVFNQFTELFSIGDLAMMVKKAGVAMGLDVEINHLANPRVELEEHYFNAKNTKLLDLGLQPHYLSDSLLDSLLNFATKYKDRVDMNQILPTVSWRRG; encoded by the coding sequence ATGAAAGTTCTGGTTATTGGCGGTGACGGTTATTGTGGTTGGGCTACAGCCCTGTATTTATCCAATCGAGGCTATGAAGTTGGTATTTTAGATAATCTGATCCGCAGACATTGGGATGATAAACTTGGCGTAGATACCCTAACACCAATTGCCCCGATTCAACAACGAATTCAACGTTGGCAAGAGTTAACAGGAAAATCAATCGATTTATTTGTTGGCGATATTACTAACTACGAATTTTTAAGTAAAACTCTTCATCAATTTGAACCTGAAACGATTGTTCATTTTGGCGAACAGCGTTCCGCACCCTATTCGATGATTGATCGCGAACACGCTGTCTTTACTCAAGTTAATAATGTAGTAGGGACATTAAATATCCTTTATGCGATGAAAGAGGATTTCCCTGACTGCCATTTAGTCAAACTGGGAACGATGGGTGAATATGGTACACCCAATATTGATATCGAAGAAGGTTATATCACCATCGAACATAACGGGCGTAAAGATACTCTACCCTATCCCAAACAACCTGGTAGTTTTTACCATCTTTCCAAAGTCCATGACAGTCACAACATTCATTTTGCCTGTAAAATTTGGGGACTACGCGCTACTGACTTAAATCAAGGGGTAGTTTATGGCGTTTTAACCGAAGAAACAGGCATGGACGAGATGTTAATCAATCGTCTCGATTATGATGGCGTTTTCGGTACAGCTTTAAATAGATTCTGTATTCAAGCTGCAATTGGTCATCCTCTCACAGTTTATGGTAAAGGCGGTCAAACTAGAGGTTTCTTAGATATTCGAGATACAGTCAGATGTATGGAAATTGCGATCGCAAATCCTGCTGAGGCTGGACAATTCCGTGTCTTTAACCAGTTTACTGAACTGTTCAGTATTGGTGATTTGGCAATGATGGTCAAAAAAGCTGGTGTAGCAATGGGATTAGATGTAGAAATTAATCACCTCGCCAACCCCAGAGTTGAATTGGAAGAACATTATTTCAACGCCAAAAATACCAAATTACTCGATCTAGGACTACAACCTCACTATTTATCTGATTCTCTCTTAGATTCTTTGCTCAATTTTGCGACTAAATATAAAGACCGCGTAGACATGAATCAAATTTTACCAACCGTTTCTTGGCGTAGAGGTTAA
- a CDS encoding IS4 family transposase yields the protein MKNTCNASVASKGFCFYKATNGIKRHLAIDTLGFPFFTHCTPANVSDDAGLIEMLTLNIDYFQSKPVNLPKLTILLDHGYHPEHLTEQLEQVYPEIMTKIKFELSTKPSKQEKAAQGKSGFVPAVARWVIERSNAWMERCKSLVKNFEREIRGGFLRL from the coding sequence GTGAAAAATACCTGTAATGCCAGTGTCGCTTCCAAAGGCTTTTGTTTTTACAAAGCCACGAATGGGATTAAAAGACATCTGGCAATTGATACACTGGGATTTCCTTTCTTTACCCACTGCACACCAGCAAATGTCTCGGATGATGCAGGATTGATTGAGATGCTGACGCTAAATATTGACTATTTCCAGTCAAAACCCGTTAACCTTCCGAAGCTCACTATTTTGCTAGACCACGGATATCATCCCGAACATTTGACTGAGCAATTGGAGCAAGTTTATCCCGAGATCATGACGAAAATCAAGTTTGAACTGTCCACCAAACCCTCGAAACAAGAGAAGGCAGCGCAAGGGAAATCTGGATTTGTTCCTGCTGTTGCTCGCTGGGTGATTGAACGCTCAAACGCTTGGATGGAGCGTTGTAAAAGTTTGGTTAAAAACTTTGAGCGCGAGATACGCGGAGGTTTCCTCCGCTTGTAG
- a CDS encoding putative transposase translates to MKYSSSLSDEEWEILEPLLVKILPTKKQTRPANWTRREILDGILYQLKNGCNWADLPKDLPPYSTVYWHYKQWRKVGVFEKLMNALHEQVRQQVKKNLSGQH, encoded by the coding sequence ATGAAGTATTCCAGTAGCCTTAGCGATGAAGAATGGGAAATTCTAGAACCCCTGTTAGTTAAGATATTGCCGACTAAGAAGCAAACCCGACCTGCCAATTGGACAAGGCGAGAAATCCTTGACGGAATACTCTATCAACTCAAAAATGGTTGTAATTGGGCAGACTTGCCCAAAGATTTACCTCCCTACTCAACTGTCTATTGGCACTACAAGCAGTGGCGAAAGGTAGGGGTGTTTGAAAAGCTCATGAATGCCTTACATGAACAAGTACGTCAGCAGGTTAAAAAAAACCTAAGTGGACAACATTAA
- a CDS encoding Deoxyribonuclease V has product MNLDSIPTWVKTIEEAKKIQEELRFKVIKEDRLSEVNYVAGVDVGFKNNYTITQAAVAVLSYPELTLVEQALATIPTTFPYIPGFLSFREIPAIIEALKQLKITPDLILCDGQGIAHPRRLGIASHLGVLIDVPTIGVAKSILIGKHQEVPPEKGGWTPLIDRGETIGVVLRSRSNVKPLYISIGHKISLNTAINYVMGCLTKYRLPETTRWADRLASH; this is encoded by the coding sequence ATGAATCTAGATTCAATTCCAACCTGGGTAAAAACTATTGAGGAAGCAAAAAAAATTCAAGAAGAATTAAGATTTAAAGTTATTAAAGAAGATCGATTATCTGAAGTGAATTATGTAGCAGGAGTCGATGTTGGTTTTAAAAATAACTATACTATTACTCAAGCAGCAGTAGCAGTCTTAAGTTATCCTGAATTAACATTAGTAGAACAAGCCCTAGCTACTATTCCTACTACATTTCCTTATATTCCTGGATTTCTTTCTTTTCGAGAAATACCTGCAATTATTGAAGCTTTAAAACAATTAAAAATCACTCCAGATTTAATATTATGTGATGGACAAGGAATAGCTCATCCTCGTCGCTTAGGGATAGCTTCTCATTTAGGAGTATTAATTGATGTACCAACTATTGGCGTAGCTAAATCAATCTTAATCGGAAAACATCAAGAAGTTCCACCAGAAAAAGGAGGTTGGACACCTTTAATAGATCGAGGAGAAACTATTGGAGTTGTATTAAGATCTCGTTCTAATGTTAAACCGCTTTATATTTCAATTGGACATAAAATTAGCTTAAATACTGCCATTAATTACGTCATGGGTTGTCTAACTAAATATCGTTTACCAGAAACAACTCGTTGGGCAGATCGATTAGCATCTCATTAA